In one Aromatoleum aromaticum EbN1 genomic region, the following are encoded:
- a CDS encoding UDP-2,3-diacylglucosamine diphosphatase has protein sequence MSALFISDLHLCEQRPVTLRAFFAFLQGPARSVQALYILGDLFEYWAGDDDATPLDNAVSDALAALAETGTSLFFLPGNRDFLLGESFARRARLRILPDPTLIDFDNEGVLLSHGDILCTDDEHYQSFRRLVRDPAWQLAFLERPLAQRKQVIEGLRFQSETAKQEKASDIMDVNAFAVETLLREHGYPTLIHGHTHRPAHHVHVVDGRSCERWVLADWHDDAPYLRWDGAGPPVALRFGAKLGT, from the coding sequence ATGTCGGCCCTGTTCATTTCCGACCTCCACCTGTGCGAGCAACGGCCCGTCACGCTCCGGGCTTTTTTCGCGTTCCTTCAGGGCCCGGCGCGCAGCGTCCAGGCTCTCTACATCCTCGGCGACCTTTTCGAATACTGGGCCGGGGATGACGACGCGACGCCACTGGACAACGCAGTAAGCGACGCGCTGGCGGCGCTCGCCGAGACGGGAACAAGTCTCTTCTTCCTGCCGGGCAACCGCGATTTTCTGCTTGGCGAATCATTCGCCCGCAGAGCCCGCCTGCGAATCCTTCCCGATCCGACGCTGATCGATTTCGACAACGAAGGGGTACTGTTGAGTCACGGCGATATCCTGTGCACCGACGACGAGCATTACCAGTCGTTTCGCCGCCTGGTTCGCGATCCTGCCTGGCAACTAGCCTTTCTGGAACGGCCACTCGCACAGCGCAAACAGGTCATCGAGGGCCTGCGATTCCAGAGCGAAACCGCGAAGCAGGAAAAGGCCAGCGACATCATGGACGTCAATGCATTCGCCGTCGAAACGCTGCTGCGCGAGCACGGTTATCCGACGCTCATCCACGGCCATACGCATCGTCCGGCGCATCACGTGCATGTCGTCGACGGCCGCTCATGCGAACGATGGGTGCTCGCCGACTGGCACGACGACGCGCCCTATCTGCGCTGGGACGGGGCTGGGCCCCCGGTGGCGCTCCGCTTCGGAGCGAAGCTCGGCACCTGA
- a CDS encoding peptidylprolyl isomerase, whose amino-acid sequence MAVKLHTNHGTITLELDSEKAPETVENFLAYVTAGHYDNTIFHRVIKGFMIQGGGFEPGMVQKPTREPIKNEADNGLKNVTGTVAMARTQAPHSATAQFFINVTDNDFLDFRSADTQGWGYCVFGRVTEGMDVVNAIRSVKTGSSGFHQDVPVEDVVIERAEIV is encoded by the coding sequence ATGGCAGTCAAGCTTCATACCAACCACGGTACGATCACCCTCGAACTGGATTCCGAGAAAGCTCCGGAAACGGTCGAGAATTTTCTCGCCTACGTTACAGCCGGGCATTACGACAACACGATCTTTCATCGCGTGATCAAGGGTTTCATGATCCAGGGTGGAGGTTTCGAACCCGGCATGGTGCAGAAACCCACTCGCGAGCCGATCAAGAACGAAGCCGACAACGGCCTGAAGAACGTCACCGGCACGGTCGCGATGGCCCGCACGCAGGCCCCGCACTCCGCTACGGCACAGTTTTTCATCAACGTGACCGATAACGACTTCCTCGATTTCCGTTCGGCGGACACCCAGGGCTGGGGCTACTGCGTGTTCGGCCGGGTTACCGAAGGCATGGATGTCGTGAATGCGATCCGCTCGGTCAAGACCGGCTCCAGCGGTTTTCATCAGGATGTGCCGGTCGAGGACGTCGTGATCGAGCGTGCCGAAATCGTCTGA
- a CDS encoding peptidylprolyl isomerase, with protein MKRLLASLFLFGWLVSAGAANPVVEMRTSEGPVMVELFADKAPKSVANFIEYVKSGHFNGTIFHRVIDGFMVQGGGFDAAMRQKPTRAPIENEAKNGLRNEAGTLAMARTADPHSASAQFFVNLVDNRFLDYPSRDGWGYAVFGKVTEGFDVVQKIGRLPTHTVNGMQNVPEQPVMIESIRIVDAVPAKSTQQ; from the coding sequence ATGAAGCGCCTGCTCGCCTCTCTCTTTCTGTTCGGTTGGCTCGTTTCCGCCGGCGCAGCCAACCCGGTTGTCGAGATGCGGACCAGCGAAGGTCCGGTAATGGTCGAGCTTTTCGCCGACAAGGCACCTAAATCGGTCGCGAACTTCATTGAGTACGTGAAGAGCGGCCACTTCAACGGCACCATTTTCCATCGCGTCATCGATGGATTCATGGTTCAGGGCGGCGGCTTCGACGCGGCGATGCGACAGAAACCTACCCGTGCCCCGATCGAGAACGAAGCGAAAAACGGCCTGCGCAACGAAGCCGGCACGCTCGCGATGGCTCGCACGGCCGATCCTCATTCGGCCAGCGCACAGTTCTTCGTCAACCTCGTCGACAACCGCTTTCTCGACTACCCGTCCCGCGACGGCTGGGGGTATGCCGTTTTCGGCAAGGTCACCGAGGGGTTCGACGTCGTGCAGAAAATCGGCCGGCTTCCGACCCACACCGTGAATGGCATGCAGAACGTTCCCGAGCAGCCGGTCATGATCGAATCGATCCGCATCGTGGATGCGGTGCCGGCAAAATCCACCCAGCAGTAA